CCGGCCTGGGCGCTGATGACCGCGTTTATCGTTGCCCAGCCGCTGTCGGGGATGGTGGTGCAGAAGGGCCTGGCGCGTCTGCTCGGCACCCTGGTCGGCACGGTCATGTCGGTGCTGTTCATTGGCGCCTTCGCCCAGACCCCGTGGCTGTTCCTGTTCGCCCTGGCCTTGTGGCTGGCGCTGTGCACCGCCTGCTCGACCTTGCTGCGCAGTGCCTGGGCTTATTCGTTCGTGCTGGCCGGTTACACCGTGGCAATCATCGCTTTGCCGGCCATCAACCATCCGCTGCTGGTGTTCGACCAGGCGGTGGCGCGCTGTACCGAAATCTGCCTGGGGATTGTCTGCGCCACGGCCACCAGCGCCTTGCTCTGGCCGATGCGCGTCGAGCAACAGCTGAGCGGGCAGGCGCGCCAGGCCTGGCAAAGCGGGCTGCAGGCCGCCAGCGCTGCCTTGAGTGGTGAAGAACAGGGGCGCAAGGGCCTGCTGGAGATTCTCGGGCGCATCGTGGCGGTGGATTCCCAGCGTGAACATGCCTGGTTCGAAGGCAGCCTCGGCCGTCAGCGCGCCCGGGCGATTCGCGGGCTGAGCCAGAAACTGCTGGTGCTGCTGCGCATTTCCCGTTCGGTGCGCCGGCAATGGCGGCAACTGGATGAACAGCAGGCGCAGCACCTGGCGCCGTGGCTGGAAGAGGTTCAGGCGCTGCTGGCCAGCCCCGACCAGGCCAGCCTGTTGCTGTTGCGCCAGCGTGTCTGGGATGCAGCCCACGATGAGCAAATCAGCTCCGCCGAGCATTACTGCCTGGCGCGCCTGACCTTGCTGCTGGACAACGCCATGGCTGCGACCCTAGCCCTGCGTGGGGTAGAGGAGGGCAAGCCGGCCGTCGATGTACCCGACAGCCTGGCGGTTCACCGCGATGTATCGCTGGCGCTGCTGTTCGGCTCGCGCAGCGCCCTGGCGTTCCTGGCCATGGCCAGCTTCTGGTTGGCCACTGCCTGGCAGGCTGCCCCCGGTGGCCTGGTGCTGACCTGCGTGGTCTGCAGCTTGTTCGCCAGCCGCGAGAATGGCGCGCAGATCGGCATGAGTTTTTTGCGCGGGATACTGTTGGCGATACCGGTGGCATTCGTGGTCGGGCAGATCCTCCTGCCGGAGCTCAGCGGTTTTGCCATGCTCTGCCTGGCCATGGGCGTGCCGCTGTTCTTTGGCGCCCTGGGCATGGCCAATCCGCGTATTGGCGCCACCGCTACTTCTTATTGCCTGCACTTTATCGTGCTGGTGGCGCCGCTCAATGTCATGAGTTTCGATGTCGCCAACTTCTTCAACAGCGCCCAGGCCATGCTCATGGGGGTCGGCGCCGCAGTGCTGGCGTTCAAGTTGCTGGTGCTGCGCAACCCGGCCTGGCATGGCAAGCGCCTGCGCGCTGCCACCCAAAGCGATCTGGTGCGCCTGACCCGCCGCGACCTGCGCGGCGCCGACAGCTGGTTTGGTGGACGCATGGCCGATCGCCTGTTGCAACTGGCCCGGCACTACGGCGCCTTGCCCGAACAGGAGCGCGGGCGTTGGGACGATGGCCTGCACGGCCTGGATATCGGCGACGAGCTACTGCACCTGCGCATGTGCCTGGCAGTCGCCCAGGCGCCGGTGGCCGCCGCCGAGCGCCAGTACCTGCAACAACTTGAATCAGTATTGGCCAGCGGCCCGGCCCCGGGGCGTGGCCAGCGCCTGGATGCGGCCAGCGAGCAGTTTATCGACGCACTGCAGAGCGTGCCTTCGAGTGACCCGCTGCGCCTGGCCATCGGTGCTGTGCTGCAATTGCAGAAGAGCTGGGGCAAGTGGTGCCGTCGACAGGAGGAAATCCATGGGCTTGCGTGAATGGGCGCTGGGCGGTGTGTTGCTCAGTCCGTTTCTGCTGTATGTGTTGTTGGCCTTGCTGCTGACCGGGGTGTTGCGCCTGTTGTTGCGCTACACGCCGTTGGGGCGCTGGGTCTGGCATGAGGCGTTGTTCGACTGCGCGCTGTTCGTTTGTATTCTGACCCTGGTGACCCACGTGCTGGGGCCGTTATAAGGAGTGTGACCATGCGTGCTGCTGTACGTATCGCAGTAACCCTGTGCCTGGTGGCGGTGGCGATTTTTGCCGGCTGGAAGCTCTGGCAGTA
This portion of the Pseudomonas sp. SORT22 genome encodes:
- a CDS encoding FUSC family protein produces the protein MPITLQALLAPNKTAVQFALKTLLGGGLALWLALRWGLEQPAWALMTAFIVAQPLSGMVVQKGLARLLGTLVGTVMSVLFIGAFAQTPWLFLFALALWLALCTACSTLLRSAWAYSFVLAGYTVAIIALPAINHPLLVFDQAVARCTEICLGIVCATATSALLWPMRVEQQLSGQARQAWQSGLQAASAALSGEEQGRKGLLEILGRIVAVDSQREHAWFEGSLGRQRARAIRGLSQKLLVLLRISRSVRRQWRQLDEQQAQHLAPWLEEVQALLASPDQASLLLLRQRVWDAAHDEQISSAEHYCLARLTLLLDNAMAATLALRGVEEGKPAVDVPDSLAVHRDVSLALLFGSRSALAFLAMASFWLATAWQAAPGGLVLTCVVCSLFASRENGAQIGMSFLRGILLAIPVAFVVGQILLPELSGFAMLCLAMGVPLFFGALGMANPRIGATATSYCLHFIVLVAPLNVMSFDVANFFNSAQAMLMGVGAAVLAFKLLVLRNPAWHGKRLRAATQSDLVRLTRRDLRGADSWFGGRMADRLLQLARHYGALPEQERGRWDDGLHGLDIGDELLHLRMCLAVAQAPVAAAERQYLQQLESVLASGPAPGRGQRLDAASEQFIDALQSVPSSDPLRLAIGAVLQLQKSWGKWCRRQEEIHGLA
- a CDS encoding DUF1656 domain-containing protein, translating into MGLREWALGGVLLSPFLLYVLLALLLTGVLRLLLRYTPLGRWVWHEALFDCALFVCILTLVTHVLGPL